Genomic window (Lycium barbarum isolate Lr01 chromosome 2, ASM1917538v2, whole genome shotgun sequence):
GGAGGGCAGAGACCAATTCAAGATTTCAGTTTTACGAGTTTAGCCTTTATGGTTCTTAGCGTTGAACTCTTTGCATTTTTAAAATATGGGTTCAGACCTACTATTTGTTGCAAGTTTAGTACTATatctttacacataaatttatgctctgTATCGAAAGTACCAGGTTTACATGAACTGAGTGTCTATATATGACACCAACTAATTTGTAATTGAGGTGCAGTTAGATTGATAGTGATTGATTTTATTAGTTTTATTTTCTCCGTAATTGTTTGGGGATCTTTTctattcttctttttttccatAGATGTTGAGCTAATCAGTGTTTACAGATTATCCTTAAAGTTGTAGCATGATTGTCTCAGGGCTTTGATATTCTTTGATGCAATAAAGGGAATATTTTTAGGGGTTTAGCGAGTGACATTGAGGATCATATAGACAACTTCAATTAGTTTGGATTAAGCTGTAGTACTATTAGTAGTTTTGTTGGATTAAGTAGTATTAGTAGTTGTTGTCGGACCACTGGCGGATCCAAAGTGAAACTTACGGATTCACAGAAACtcaatagcttttgcccaaactTTGCATTGCATGTGTTAAAAATTCCACTATATGTGTGTAAATATTTGACTGTGAACCTAGTTATTATTGTATATAATTCGAGGTCATTATAGGAACCCATAAGCTTTAAATCATCGTTCCGCCTCTGTGTTGGACAGGgcggagaggggggggggggggtattggaTGAACAATAAACTTCTTGATGAGCCTGCAACAGTCATACCTATAGCTAATTGTTTCTCTATGGGATTGTTTCTTGGATTTACCCTCTAATGGAAATTGGAAAACTCACTTGTTGCATTTGGCTGGATATTTATTTAATTTGACCGTGAAGTATTTTGCTAACAATGGTTCATTGTCATAGGTCCAATCGGTTTTTCAACTTTTGGGTGGATATGAGTATTCTCCGGGCACGCAAGCTGTAGGTTCATTGAGTGCCAACCAGCAGGTATCCTTTTCTATGCAAGTTTCTTCTTTTTGTTTGCATCTGCATGCTTGTAATATTTGGCTGCCTTTTGCTTTAGGACTCTGTGGACTATCCAGTGCGCTGTGCAGATCCAAAAAGACGTGAATCCCTCATTCGATTTTTTGAAAAGAGGGAAAAGAGGTGCTATGGAAAGAAAATCAGATATGATGTTCGCCAAGAAGTTGCGTTCAGGTAAATAGACTGATTTACTGCCTAAATGGAATTTatgtctcctttttttttttttcgtttcactAGAGCAGAAATTTTTATAGTCCAATGAACTTATGCACAAGCTTGCTCTATGACATCAAGCCCTATCTGGACTGGTCAAATTTTATCAGCAAAACCAAAAGTTTTTACCACTGATGAATGATGATAAGTGAGGTCAAATTTAAAATGTATTGCAATCACATTTACAATTCAAAGCTTTGCATATGAATTTTACCTGGCTTGAACTGGATAAGTTTGTTCTGTTCACCTCCATGACTTGATGAAACCATTATTACTAAATCCGTCTCCCTTTTCCTTGTGTTTAGATATGAATTTGCGGCTATCTTCCTTATTTCTCATAATTTCTTATGGGAAACCATGATTATGTCTTTTGCTCCAATATGGACTGAGAAATAATTAGTAATGTACTTTTCATTCAGTTTCCTGTATCACACAACTATTTGATTATTGCCAAAATCTGATGCTTGGAAACTTCTTCATTCCAGaatatttctcttttgattttgAATTAGGAAAATAAAACAATGAAGATAGTTTTGTCTGATTCAATTGAGTGGGGATGTCCATCTCGAGCCAAAACTATTTGAACTGGCCATTTAGTAGGCTGGAAAAAATGCAACTGGTTTGCTTCTGTAGGTAAACAGAGTGTATTGATTGTGTAGATGTACTATTGTCAATAACAGTCATATGGCATTCTGCAGCAAGACTGgattcatcaaagaaaaattgctTTAGAAAGTTGATTCTGACAAATAACACTCCTGATGATTATGACATTTCATTCATTACATGTGTTTTTAGTATAAAACGATGTGcaagaatttcattttcctaAGAAGTGAAATGCTTACGAGGTAAAGCATTTCCTAAGTGACAATAGCTCTTGCACACGCACACATATCTACCATCTTCTGCAGTTTCTTGTCTTTGTTTTAGCTGGTTCTGGAATGTCAACAAAATGCATGGAAGGTTTAACAGCTGTTCTACCGTTTAAGTTTTTTATTTTCTTCTGCTTATTATTCACATTTATAAATAAACAGGATGAAGCGCAAGAATGGACGATTTGCTCTAAAAGGTTCGACTGGACCAAAACAGGACGACAAACCGCCAGAAGAAACTTGGTATGTTTTTGAATATGAACAAGAGttctgcttcttctttttttccttgaAGAATAATCTCctctaaaaaaataatttatgtGTATGGTTTGGTTAGTGTTTAACCACTTCTGTATGCAAGAAATAATTGGCTGGTGTTGGGTGCATTATTTTGCAAGTCATAAGTCTGCTCTTAAGCGATGTTCTGGCTTCTATTTATCCTTTAACTTTCACTTTTCTTGCACTACTCTTCTCTTCTTAATTTTGACATTGTCTCTGCAAATGCTAATCGTCCCTCTCTCTCATTTCTTAGGTGCATCCATTGCGGAACTAGTTCAAAGAACACCCCTATGATGAGGCGTGGTCCTGCTGGCCCGAGAACTCTTTGCAATGCATGTGGCCTCACTTGGGCAAATAAGGTTGGCATGGACTAGGAACTACAAAGTGACTTGTCTTCCAAACACCAAGTCTGAAAGTCTAATTTATCAGATACTGCAATGCATGCATATGTCCTGTTTGAGTTTGCTTTCACCAGCCTTTCATGTCTTTGATACACGGTTCCTCTAGCATTCTTCGGAACAATTTTCT
Coding sequences:
- the LOC132627647 gene encoding GATA transcription factor 25-like: MNSEMQEMNVGNNLAFDNLPVGYDGGVNGVNVNVTMPHYTVYSASDVTLQNGEANLDQLTLSFRGKIYVFDGVTNQKVQSVFQLLGGYEYSPGTQAVGSLSANQQDSVDYPVRCADPKRRESLIRFFEKREKRCYGKKIRYDVRQEVAFRMKRKNGRFALKGSTGPKQDDKPPEETWCIHCGTSSKNTPMMRRGPAGPRTLCNACGLTWANKGIMRNLYRASYDNSLLTELEDEEHKNSDNGAPAYVVSSSACQ